One genomic window of Candidatus Pseudobacter hemicellulosilyticus includes the following:
- a CDS encoding GlxA family transcriptional regulator, which translates to MKHIVILAPPDTSILDVAGPLEVFTRAAEYVTHQLAAPKQSYITHVLSVDEERVVTTSSGLPIICEGSLSSINYPIDTILFAGRGSYRNNIPAELLQWLKKNTRKIRRIGSICAGAFILAEAGLLNGRRATTHWQVCDQLAKAYPAIKVEKDPIYVKDGNIYTSAGISTGIDLALALVEEDHGRDVAVMIARLLVLYLKRPGNQSQFSNILQHQLADHQPVQSVQAWIMQNLDQDLSVELLAEKAAMSPRNFARVFTKKTGVTPAKYVEQVRLETARRRLEETHLSIEDISDEIGVGSADSLRRLFLRHLKTTPTDYRRSFATAVA; encoded by the coding sequence ATGAAACATATAGTGATCCTTGCTCCACCAGATACGTCCATTCTGGACGTGGCAGGGCCATTGGAAGTATTTACCCGGGCGGCCGAATATGTGACCCATCAACTGGCTGCTCCAAAGCAGTCCTATATCACCCATGTATTGTCTGTTGACGAGGAAAGGGTGGTCACCACCTCATCCGGTCTGCCCATCATTTGTGAAGGCAGCCTGTCTTCCATCAACTACCCGATAGACACTATCCTGTTTGCGGGCCGGGGTTCTTACCGGAACAATATACCTGCTGAGCTATTGCAATGGCTGAAGAAGAATACCCGGAAGATCCGCCGCATCGGCTCCATCTGTGCGGGGGCTTTTATCCTGGCGGAAGCGGGCCTGCTCAATGGCCGCAGGGCCACTACGCACTGGCAGGTATGCGACCAGCTGGCAAAGGCCTACCCGGCCATTAAAGTGGAGAAAGATCCTATTTATGTAAAGGATGGTAATATCTATACCTCTGCGGGCATTTCTACGGGGATAGACCTGGCGCTGGCCCTGGTGGAAGAAGATCATGGCAGGGATGTAGCCGTAATGATTGCCCGGCTGCTGGTCCTGTACCTGAAGCGACCGGGGAATCAGTCGCAGTTCAGCAATATCCTCCAGCACCAGCTGGCGGACCACCAGCCTGTCCAGTCTGTGCAGGCATGGATCATGCAGAACCTCGACCAAGACCTCAGTGTGGAACTGCTGGCGGAAAAGGCGGCTATGAGTCCCCGCAACTTTGCCCGGGTCTTTACAAAAAAGACCGGCGTGACGCCGGCCAAATATGTGGAGCAGGTCCGGCTGGAAACAGCCCGCCGCCGCCTGGAAGAAACCCATCTCAGCATTGAAGATATCTCAGATGAAATAGGTGTCGGGAGTGCGGACAGTCTCCGCCGGCTTTTCCTTCGTCACCTGAAGACCACGCCAACTGATTACCGGAGGAGTTTTGCTACGGCAGTGGC
- a CDS encoding histidine kinase, producing MTEDNYSSEQRIETFLNNRKKRILLIVFALILLYLGSYIMDPYASYWGTYFTRPWPDMLEEWAISLIFCFLISEASIVIGKKLNRYIRWTDHPSRRLAIEAVLNLLVVMILNLSIDLSYYLLSNNPDMTIIGSKWSEEKAKGAIQWVTVSAILSLMIMAINIGNYLIVNWKDQALKAATMAQVAMEAELQALKLQIDPHFVFNNLSVLSELILEDQQLGFEYAENFSRIYRYLLVNSKKNVIPLEEELKFLHAYMFLIKHRIGKGVHFAIHVAEDSKQLYMPPLTLQLLVENALKHNKVVKSNPLHIRIYSNAGNELVVENSLLPIETSLESSGIGIRNIIRRYHLLSAKEPQIVKGPATFSVIIPLIHYDQQDTDNRR from the coding sequence ATGACGGAAGACAACTACTCCTCCGAACAAAGAATAGAAACCTTCCTCAACAACAGGAAAAAGCGGATCCTGCTTATTGTATTCGCCTTGATCCTGCTGTACCTGGGTTCCTATATCATGGACCCCTATGCGTCTTACTGGGGTACCTATTTCACCCGTCCCTGGCCGGATATGCTGGAAGAATGGGCCATCTCCCTGATATTCTGTTTCCTGATCTCCGAGGCCAGTATCGTGATCGGTAAAAAGCTGAACCGGTATATCCGCTGGACCGATCACCCCAGCCGGCGGCTGGCCATTGAAGCCGTGCTGAACCTGCTGGTAGTGATGATCCTCAACCTGTCCATCGACCTGTCCTATTACCTGCTGTCCAATAACCCGGACATGACCATCATCGGCAGCAAATGGTCTGAAGAAAAAGCCAAAGGCGCTATTCAGTGGGTCACGGTCAGCGCCATCCTGTCCCTGATGATCATGGCCATCAACATCGGCAATTATCTCATCGTTAACTGGAAAGACCAGGCCCTGAAAGCCGCCACCATGGCCCAGGTAGCCATGGAAGCCGAACTGCAGGCACTCAAGCTCCAGATAGACCCGCATTTTGTGTTCAATAACCTGAGCGTATTATCGGAACTTATCCTGGAAGACCAGCAGCTGGGCTTTGAGTATGCAGAGAATTTCTCCCGTATTTACCGCTACCTGCTGGTCAACTCAAAGAAGAACGTGATCCCGCTGGAAGAAGAACTGAAATTCCTGCACGCCTATATGTTCCTGATCAAACACCGGATCGGTAAAGGCGTGCATTTTGCTATACATGTGGCGGAAGACAGCAAACAGCTGTACATGCCGCCGCTGACGCTGCAACTGCTGGTGGAAAACGCTCTTAAACACAATAAGGTGGTGAAAAGCAACCCGCTCCATATCCGCATTTACAGTAATGCAGGCAATGAACTGGTAGTGGAGAACAGCCTGCTGCCTATTGAGACCTCACTGGAATCATCGGGCATCGGCATCCGGAATATCATCCGCCGCTACCACCTCCTGTCCGCAAAAGAACCACAGATCGTTAAAGGTCCCGCTACCTTCAGCGTCATCATACCACTGATACATTATGATCAACAGGATACTGATAATAGAAGATGA
- a CDS encoding LytTR family DNA-binding domain-containing protein: MINRILIIEDEQINADRLQRLIRTIRPGATVIGVLESITDSMAWFNSRQQADVVLMDVRLSDGISFDILDKVTIHCPIIFTTAYDEYAVRAFKYNSIDYLLKPIEQEELEAAFDKLDLLTANPPPVSFEGLLSSLRPKEYRTRFLLPYRDGYKTVLVSETAYFYSELKITRARLHNGKEEILPQTLEELEQELDPKYFFRANRQFIIHIDAVRQLFNYFNGKLKIELKDHPETEVIVSREKAHLLKKWMDF, encoded by the coding sequence ATGATCAACAGGATACTGATAATAGAAGATGAGCAGATCAATGCCGACAGGCTCCAGCGCCTGATCAGGACCATCAGGCCCGGCGCTACGGTTATAGGAGTGCTGGAAAGTATCACGGACAGCATGGCCTGGTTCAACAGTCGCCAGCAGGCGGATGTGGTACTGATGGATGTCCGCTTGTCTGATGGCATCAGCTTTGACATCCTGGACAAAGTGACCATCCATTGTCCCATCATCTTCACCACCGCCTATGATGAATACGCCGTCAGGGCCTTTAAATACAATAGCATTGATTATCTCCTTAAACCCATAGAGCAGGAAGAACTGGAAGCCGCCTTTGATAAGCTGGACCTGCTTACGGCCAACCCACCGCCGGTGTCCTTTGAAGGGCTGCTCAGTTCTCTCAGGCCCAAAGAATACAGGACCCGTTTTCTCCTGCCATACCGGGATGGCTATAAGACCGTCCTGGTCAGTGAAACTGCTTATTTCTATTCTGAGCTGAAGATCACCCGCGCCCGCCTGCACAATGGCAAGGAAGAGATCCTGCCACAGACCCTCGAAGAACTGGAGCAGGAGCTGGATCCCAAATATTTCTTCCGGGCTAACCGGCAGTTCATTATCCATATTGACGCCGTCAGGCAACTCTTCAATTACTTCAATGGCAAGCTCAAAATAGAGCTGAAAGACCACCCGGAAACCGAAGTTATCGTGAGCCGCGAGAAGGCGCATTTACTGAAGAAATGGATGGATTTTTGA
- a CDS encoding efflux RND transporter periplasmic adaptor subunit, which produces MKGKIQPIKRSIGQIVAVFLAAGWLAACQQQGQPSMQGQQTPDVDVLVLQPDTVLLEKKYPGAVEGSVNVDIKAQVTGYLDHIYVKEGDYVKKGQSLFRIKGDVFYEQVNNNKAALQSALAAEENARIELEKIKPLVAGEVIAKVQLQTAEASYAAAKAQVAQAKAALGSSQLNADFSLIKAPVSGYIGRIPNRIGNLVTPADAVPLTSLSEINEVYVYFSMSEADFIAFVRDRKANEGINTVEIIMADGSVYNHKGKLELASGNIERSTGSMALKAIFPNPDQLLRAGGSAKVILRKQLTSVLSVPMSSVRDIQDKYFVFAIADSNKVSMKSIEITGNAGNSYIVKAGLQPGEKIALNRIDMLNEGMTVAPANATAAEPKQ; this is translated from the coding sequence ATGAAAGGAAAGATCCAACCCATTAAAAGAAGTATAGGGCAGATAGTAGCCGTATTCCTGGCTGCAGGCTGGCTGGCGGCCTGTCAGCAGCAGGGGCAACCATCCATGCAGGGACAGCAGACGCCCGATGTGGATGTGCTGGTGCTGCAACCGGATACCGTACTGCTGGAGAAGAAATACCCCGGCGCAGTAGAAGGTTCCGTGAATGTGGACATCAAAGCGCAGGTCACCGGTTACCTGGACCATATCTATGTAAAGGAAGGCGATTACGTGAAGAAGGGACAGTCGCTCTTCCGCATCAAAGGCGATGTATTCTATGAGCAGGTCAACAATAACAAAGCAGCCCTGCAGTCCGCACTGGCGGCTGAAGAGAATGCCCGTATAGAACTGGAAAAAATAAAACCGCTGGTAGCCGGGGAAGTGATCGCCAAAGTGCAGCTGCAAACAGCGGAAGCCAGCTATGCTGCCGCCAAAGCGCAGGTGGCACAGGCTAAGGCTGCCCTTGGTTCGTCCCAACTCAATGCTGATTTCAGCCTGATCAAAGCGCCCGTGAGTGGCTATATTGGCCGCATTCCCAACCGTATCGGCAACCTGGTGACCCCGGCTGATGCCGTTCCCTTGACCAGTTTATCCGAGATCAATGAGGTGTATGTGTATTTCTCTATGAGTGAGGCCGACTTCATCGCTTTTGTCAGGGACAGGAAAGCCAATGAAGGCATCAACACCGTGGAGATCATCATGGCTGATGGATCAGTCTATAACCACAAAGGCAAACTTGAACTGGCCAGCGGCAATATTGAACGCAGCACCGGCAGTATGGCGCTCAAAGCCATCTTCCCCAATCCTGACCAGCTGCTGCGCGCCGGCGGCTCCGCCAAAGTGATCCTGCGCAAACAGCTCACCAGCGTGCTTTCGGTACCCATGTCCAGCGTGCGGGATATCCAGGATAAATACTTTGTATTTGCTATTGCAGACAGCAATAAGGTCAGCATGAAATCCATTGAGATAACAGGCAATGCCGGTAACAGCTATATCGTGAAAGCCGGCCTGCAACCGGGTGAAAAGATTGCGCTCAACCGCATTGATATGCTGAATGAGGGCATGACTGTGGCGCCTGCCAATGCCACCGCCGCTGAACCGAAACAATAG